Proteins from a single region of Ignavibacteria bacterium:
- a CDS encoding TIGR00159 family protein, translating into MFDLFKIGFVPVTLLDAVDILIVSFIIYKVYNIIKGTIAAQIFIGLIIVLLLSITAQAANLKALGYLLKLVSDTWVIAFIILFQPEIRRLLLLIGRNPFIKVFIRSDEKTIAHMLTDAVFELSQLQHGALIVVIKSTGIKTFVESGEILNAKVNKNLIKSIFYPRSPLHDGAIIIKNDIIEAARCTLPLSSVTSIDGQSLGMRHRAGLGITEQADVLSIIVSEETGSISLAEDGKLKRGLSKEALREKLSFALKGQKSKGARKSLKH; encoded by the coding sequence ATGTTTGATCTCTTTAAAATAGGGTTTGTGCCGGTAACGCTGCTGGACGCGGTGGATATACTTATTGTATCCTTTATTATCTATAAGGTTTATAACATAATTAAGGGGACAATTGCAGCACAGATTTTCATCGGACTTATAATTGTGCTCTTGCTTTCAATTACCGCGCAGGCGGCAAACCTTAAGGCATTGGGATACCTGCTGAAGCTGGTTTCGGACACGTGGGTCATTGCTTTTATAATCCTTTTCCAGCCCGAGATCAGGCGGCTGCTGCTGTTAATAGGGCGTAACCCTTTTATAAAGGTATTTATCAGGAGCGATGAAAAGACGATAGCACACATGCTGACCGATGCCGTCTTTGAGCTTTCGCAGCTCCAGCACGGGGCGCTTATAGTTGTAATTAAATCTACAGGCATTAAGACTTTCGTTGAGTCGGGTGAAATACTGAATGCAAAGGTAAATAAGAACCTGATTAAATCGATTTTCTATCCGAGGTCACCACTGCATGACGGCGCAATAATCATAAAGAACGACATTATTGAAGCCGCGAGGTGCACACTTCCTCTTTCAAGCGTAACGAGCATTGACGGGCAATCGCTGGGTATGAGGCACAGGGCAGGCCTGGGGATTACGGAGCAGGCTGACGTTTTAAGCATAATTGTATCCGAAGAAACCGGCAGCATCTCTCTTGCCGAGGACGGGAAATTAAAGCGCGGACTTTCAAAAGAAGCCCTGAGGGAAAAGCTTTCCTTTGCATTAAAAGGGCAGAAGTCGAAAGGCGCCCGCAAGTCTCTTAAACATTAA
- the folP gene encoding dihydropteroate synthase: protein MNTQLINISFPDIFRRYSSKYNIYRDLYEQGQLGLELRGVNASLLERIQKMTFERNEICYKKLSDKGDSGDLLLTGSIGTFREIARDTISFGNEDLGHKITSLIKNYLAYDHSDYKICDKTIPASESLVMGILNVTPDSFSDGGRYFEPENAIKHAKEMITDGVDIIDIGGESTRPGSESVSGEEELRRVIPVIEKILDFAPGTVISVDTTKMNVAREALKRGAKIINDISGLTFEPEIAHAVKEFDASLVVMHIKGLPRDMQLKPFYEDVTSEVYDFISSRVTFARKAGVKNIIIDPGIGFGKRVEDNYELLRRLDEFKGMGLPILIGVSRKAFLGKTMGGLEPLERDTASVITEALSIRNGARIIRTHNVKNAVQAKKILKCLSNPEDIKLNV from the coding sequence ATGAATACTCAACTTATAAATATTTCATTTCCCGACATATTCAGGCGCTACAGCTCGAAATATAATATCTACAGGGATCTTTATGAGCAGGGACAGCTGGGGCTGGAACTTAGAGGCGTAAATGCTTCTCTTCTGGAGAGGATCCAGAAGATGACGTTTGAAAGAAATGAAATATGCTACAAAAAACTTTCTGATAAGGGGGATTCCGGTGACCTCCTCCTTACGGGCTCAATCGGAACCTTCAGGGAAATTGCAAGAGACACGATATCCTTCGGCAATGAGGACCTGGGGCATAAGATCACCTCGCTTATAAAGAACTACCTGGCTTACGATCACTCGGATTATAAGATTTGTGACAAAACAATTCCGGCCAGTGAAAGCCTGGTTATGGGTATATTAAACGTTACTCCCGATTCATTTTCAGACGGCGGGCGCTACTTTGAACCTGAAAACGCAATTAAGCATGCTAAAGAGATGATCACGGACGGCGTGGACATAATTGATATAGGCGGTGAATCCACACGCCCGGGCTCTGAAAGCGTAAGCGGGGAAGAGGAGTTAAGAAGGGTAATACCCGTAATTGAAAAGATACTGGATTTTGCCCCAGGGACTGTTATATCCGTTGATACCACAAAAATGAATGTCGCCCGTGAAGCCTTAAAACGCGGGGCTAAAATTATTAACGACATAAGCGGACTTACCTTTGAGCCTGAGATTGCACACGCCGTAAAGGAGTTTGATGCATCTCTTGTTGTGATGCATATAAAGGGCCTGCCCCGGGATATGCAGTTAAAGCCATTTTATGAGGACGTGACAAGCGAGGTTTATGATTTCATCTCCTCGAGGGTTACATTTGCAAGGAAAGCCGGCGTTAAGAATATTATTATCGATCCCGGAATCGGTTTCGGCAAAAGGGTTGAGGATAATTACGAGCTCCTGAGGAGGCTGGATGAGTTTAAGGGGATGGGGCTTCCAATTCTTATTGGTGTTTCAAGAAAGGCCTTCCTGGGCAAGACGATGGGCGGCCTTGAGCCTTTGGAGCGCGATACGGCAAGTGTAATTACTGAGGCTCTGTCAATTAGAAACGGGGCCAGGATAATAAGGACGCACAACGTAAAAAATGCCGTCCAGGCAAAGAAAATCTTAAAGTGCTTGTCGAATCCGGAAGACATAAAACTTAATGTTTGA
- the nagA gene encoding N-acetylglucosamine-6-phosphate deacetylase, translating into MSLVLVGGKIVTPFRIIEKGAVVIDGNKIYELGKMNDVHIPNDSEVIDISGKIVSPGFVDLLVHGGVGHGFTDGSFEDFQTISDYFLRNGSTTMMASLYAKPEKELLENIRNLADYIFSHPESNIKGIHMEGPYLNKEFKGAMNETYLWEPTVESWKKMWGASRGLIKLMTIAPELPGAIDVMRAAANDGVVLSIGHSMSNYAEIELAIDNGAAHVTHMFNAMKPIHHRQPGVALAALLRDELKIELIADTYHVHPAVMEFLLKVKKPGGIILITDSIKPGGMHEGEEFEFADQKVRIKGGKAMLDNGTIAGSSLTLNKAVKNMIQHAGAKITEAIRMASLNGAKVLNIENQKGILAAGKDADLVVLNDDYEVEMTILQGRISYQKTSEIEK; encoded by the coding sequence ATGAGCTTAGTACTAGTTGGCGGTAAAATAGTCACACCTTTTAGAATTATTGAGAAGGGTGCCGTTGTTATTGACGGCAATAAAATATATGAACTTGGCAAGATGAATGACGTTCATATTCCGAATGACAGTGAAGTAATTGATATCAGCGGTAAGATTGTATCTCCGGGGTTTGTTGACCTTCTGGTCCATGGCGGCGTGGGACACGGTTTTACGGACGGATCCTTTGAAGATTTTCAGACAATAAGTGATTACTTCTTAAGGAACGGATCCACAACGATGATGGCTTCACTTTATGCCAAGCCGGAAAAGGAATTACTTGAGAACATCAGGAACCTGGCCGATTATATTTTCAGCCACCCCGAGTCAAACATCAAAGGCATTCACATGGAAGGCCCTTACCTGAACAAGGAATTCAAGGGTGCAATGAATGAGACTTATCTATGGGAACCCACGGTTGAATCGTGGAAGAAGATGTGGGGCGCTTCGCGCGGGCTTATAAAGCTGATGACAATTGCTCCTGAACTGCCCGGTGCAATTGATGTAATGAGAGCAGCTGCAAACGACGGCGTAGTTCTTTCAATAGGGCATTCGATGTCGAATTATGCTGAAATTGAGCTTGCAATAGATAACGGCGCGGCACACGTAACACACATGTTCAACGCCATGAAGCCTATTCACCACAGGCAGCCCGGCGTTGCACTGGCAGCGCTTTTAAGGGACGAGCTGAAAATAGAACTTATTGCAGATACTTACCACGTTCATCCGGCAGTTATGGAATTTCTGCTCAAGGTGAAAAAGCCCGGCGGAATTATACTTATAACAGATTCAATCAAGCCGGGCGGAATGCACGAGGGCGAGGAATTTGAATTTGCAGACCAGAAGGTACGCATCAAGGGCGGAAAGGCAATGCTGGATAACGGCACAATTGCAGGAAGCTCACTTACCTTAAACAAGGCGGTAAAAAATATGATACAGCACGCAGGAGCTAAAATTACTGAGGCTATCAGAATGGCTTCACTAAACGGTGCCAAGGTGCTTAATATTGAAAACCAAAAAGGAATTCTTGCCGCAGGAAAAGACGCCGACCTGGTTGTGCTCAACGACGACTACGAAGTGGAAATGACAATTCTGCAGGGCAGAATAAGTTATCAGAAAACTTCTGAAATCGAAAAATAG
- a CDS encoding ribulose-phosphate 3-epimerase — protein MKLISPSILNADFSRLADEVALAERGGADWVHCDIMDGHFVPNISFGPFIVKTAKKITKLPLDVHLMIENPDLYIEDFLKSGADIVTVHQEAVVHLNRTIQHIKGLGARAGVSINPSTPVSTLREIAEFVDMVLIMSVNPGFGGQSFIESSLRKIRETVRLREEMNANFLIEVDGGISSENIQKISDAGADVFVVGSAIFKSGDIPSATAELKNIVNTRYV, from the coding sequence ATGAAACTGATCTCGCCATCAATACTCAATGCGGATTTTTCGCGGCTTGCCGATGAAGTAGCCCTGGCAGAAAGAGGCGGGGCAGACTGGGTGCATTGCGATATTATGGACGGGCATTTTGTGCCTAATATATCTTTCGGGCCTTTTATTGTAAAGACGGCAAAAAAGATCACAAAGCTGCCATTGGATGTGCATCTTATGATTGAAAACCCGGATCTTTACATTGAGGACTTTCTTAAAAGCGGCGCCGATATTGTAACAGTCCACCAGGAAGCGGTAGTGCACTTAAACCGTACCATTCAGCACATTAAGGGCCTGGGCGCAAGGGCCGGGGTTTCAATTAACCCGTCCACACCGGTCTCAACTTTAAGGGAGATTGCGGAATTTGTGGATATGGTTTTAATCATGTCTGTAAACCCGGGTTTCGGGGGGCAGAGTTTTATTGAATCCTCACTGCGCAAGATCAGGGAAACAGTAAGGCTGCGTGAAGAGATGAACGCGAACTTTTTAATTGAGGTAGACGGAGGCATTTCTTCAGAAAACATTCAGAAAATTTCAGATGCCGGGGCAGACGTTTTTGTGGTAGGCTCTGCTATATTCAAAAGCGGGGATATACCATCTGCTACGGCAGAACTCAAAAATATTGTAAATACAAGGTATGTTTAA
- a CDS encoding PASTA domain-containing protein, whose translation MKNIFENRLVKWFLIGLGSLAVLIILFNMIIMPWYVSGREVVIPKVVGMDEKQAESLLSDSDLEAVVGGERYNEKFPKGAVIFQKPAAGATVKEGRRVFLFISSGVPLVKVPSLKGRNLRDAKLALERIELSLGDTTMVQSQSPRGIIIDQQYYEGTEVQKGSRINITLSAGQQTAGVTIPDLLGKSLSEAEEILKENKLTLGKVNYQPSFSLLPNTVIDQYPSKDATVQEGATVDLFVTKNVSTPEEGESAK comes from the coding sequence ATGAAAAATATTTTTGAAAATAGACTCGTAAAATGGTTTCTTATTGGTCTTGGCAGCCTTGCAGTGCTGATCATTCTTTTTAATATGATTATCATGCCCTGGTACGTTTCAGGCCGTGAAGTTGTAATACCGAAAGTTGTAGGTATGGATGAAAAACAGGCCGAAAGTTTACTTTCTGATTCAGATCTTGAAGCCGTAGTAGGCGGAGAAAGATACAATGAAAAATTCCCCAAGGGGGCTGTAATATTCCAGAAGCCGGCGGCAGGCGCCACTGTAAAAGAGGGAAGAAGGGTCTTCCTTTTTATCTCAAGCGGAGTTCCTCTGGTTAAGGTACCCTCACTGAAGGGGAGGAATTTAAGAGATGCCAAACTGGCTCTTGAAAGGATTGAGCTTTCACTGGGTGATACCACGATGGTTCAGTCGCAGTCGCCAAGAGGCATTATAATTGACCAGCAGTATTATGAAGGCACAGAGGTTCAGAAAGGTTCAAGAATCAACATTACCTTAAGTGCGGGCCAGCAGACGGCAGGGGTTACGATTCCGGACCTGCTTGGAAAGTCGTTATCAGAGGCCGAGGAGATATTAAAGGAAAACAAGCTGACGCTGGGCAAAGTAAATTATCAGCCCTCGTTCTCGCTTCTGCCTAATACGGTTATCGACCAGTATCCGAGCAAGGACGCCACGGTGCAGGAAGGCGCAACAGTTGACCTGTTTGTGACTAAGAACGTTTCAACGCCTGAGGAAGGAGAAAGTGCAAAATGA
- a CDS encoding peptide MFS transporter — protein MAENIQKVKSGFLPSFWVANIMELFERIAYYGQTAILSIFLRDHLKFSEIDTGRLASIFNGLIYFLPIFAGALADKFGFRKAFSFAFLVLAMGYFMIGATGMAAFSSLFPHDSLFLLLSIILIFTAIGGSFIKPSVLGTVALSSSAETKSLGYALYYTLVNIGGAVGPFIAFFVRNSVGIQFVYVVSSVSCALMLISTLIFYKEPPAAKEGNVSLGEVVKNLFLVLKNFRFIIFLLIFSLYWLMYWQIYIIIPFYITDFISKDAPFEIISSVGAWGIIFLQLIVNWFTKKMPPVTAIITGFGIAALCWLIIMMNPSIPVIIAGLIIFAIGEMTQAPRYYEYIADLAPKGQAALFQGYAFLPIAIGWAFGGTLGGWLYKSFAKDANSPSTIFLVLFGIGVLAAVLMFVYNLVIKSRPKAA, from the coding sequence ATCGCTGAAAACATTCAAAAAGTAAAGTCAGGATTCCTGCCTTCATTCTGGGTAGCAAATATAATGGAACTCTTCGAAAGGATAGCTTATTACGGGCAGACGGCCATTCTGAGCATTTTCTTAAGAGACCATCTTAAATTCAGTGAAATTGATACGGGCAGGCTGGCTTCTATTTTTAACGGGCTTATCTACTTTCTGCCCATTTTTGCAGGCGCCCTGGCGGACAAGTTCGGCTTCAGGAAGGCCTTTTCCTTTGCATTCCTCGTTTTAGCGATGGGATATTTTATGATAGGGGCAACGGGGATGGCTGCTTTTTCATCCTTATTCCCCCACGATAGTCTTTTCCTGCTGCTTTCTATAATACTCATATTTACGGCAATCGGGGGATCCTTTATAAAACCCAGCGTTTTAGGGACAGTGGCTCTATCGTCCTCTGCCGAGACAAAATCTTTAGGTTACGCGCTCTATTACACTCTAGTTAACATTGGCGGGGCCGTTGGTCCTTTTATTGCATTTTTCGTGCGTAATTCCGTAGGCATACAGTTCGTTTACGTGGTTTCTTCAGTCAGCTGCGCTTTAATGCTTATAAGCACGCTTATTTTCTACAAAGAACCGCCGGCGGCAAAAGAAGGCAACGTGAGTCTGGGTGAAGTAGTAAAAAACCTGTTCCTGGTGCTTAAAAACTTCAGGTTTATAATATTTCTGCTCATTTTCTCGCTTTACTGGCTGATGTACTGGCAGATATACATTATTATACCTTTTTACATAACAGACTTTATTTCAAAGGATGCGCCTTTTGAGATCATTTCGTCGGTAGGCGCATGGGGAATTATATTCCTACAGCTTATTGTGAACTGGTTTACAAAGAAGATGCCGCCTGTTACAGCAATTATAACCGGTTTCGGCATAGCGGCCCTCTGCTGGCTTATAATAATGATGAATCCCAGCATACCTGTAATAATTGCAGGCTTGATTATCTTTGCAATCGGCGAGATGACGCAGGCTCCGAGGTATTATGAGTACATAGCGGATCTGGCTCCAAAGGGTCAGGCGGCACTTTTCCAGGGATATGCATTTCTGCCGATTGCAATAGGCTGGGCTTTCGGGGGCACACTGGGCGGATGGCTTTATAAGTCGTTTGCAAAGGACGCAAATTCACCGTCCACTATATTCCTGGTTCTCTTTGGCATCGGTGTTTTAGCCGCGGTTCTGATGTTTGTTTATAATTTAGTGATAAAATCCAGGCCAAAAGCAGCTTAA